The nucleotide sequence CCTCGGTCACACCCCGCATCCGAGCGCCGTTCCCGCGGGACACGCGGCGCCTCGAGCATGCTCGAATTTGACAGTCTCTGCACTGTATTTCAGCTGCTAACCTTCACGTCATGAGCAGTTTGCGCGAGCTGTCCCGGCAGGCCGTGCGCACCCGCATCGCGGAGGCCGCGGAGGCGCTGTTCCTGGCGAAAGGGTTCCACGAGACGACGGTCGACGAGATCGCCGCCGCCGTCGGCATGTCGCAGCGCAGCTTCTTCCGGTACTTCGCGACGAAGGAAGACGTCGTCCTGGAGAAGTTCGACCGGCAGGGCGAGGAGCTGTTCGCGCGCCTCAACTCGCGCCCCCTCGACGAGCCGGACTGGGACTCGCTCCGGGCCTGCTTCGACATCCTGGTCGCCCGCCTCACCGACGACGCCCGGCAGGACCGCGTGACGCAGGAGCTGATCGAGAGCTGCCCCGCACTGCTCGCGGCACAGTTGGCACGTGTCAACCGCCTCCAGGAGCAGTTGGCCGAACGCCTCGCCGCCCGCGCCCTCGCCCGCGACCCGGACGCGTTGCCGGACACGATGGTCCTGCGGGCGCTCGCGGGTGCCGCGTTCGCGTGCCTGTACGCGGCCACCAGCCACACGCTGCACGACAGCGACGACTGCTCCCGGCTCGGCGAACGCCTCGACCACACGATGGGGGCGCTGCGGTCGCTCGGCTCCGTCGGCGCCGCGCGCTGAGCCGACCGCTCCGGGGTCAATAGCCGATCGCGGGGGGAAGGGGACCGGACTCCAGCCGGTCGAAGAAGAAGCGCTGGGCGTTGCCGTACAGGTAGTTGTCGCGCACGTCGTCGGGGAGATCCAGCCGCATCGCCTCCCCGATGGTGCGCGTGATGGACAGGACCGGGGCGTCCGACCCGAAGATGATCTTGCCGCCGCCGCGCGTGCGCATGTAGTGCAGCAGCGACTCCG is from Yinghuangia sp. ASG 101 and encodes:
- a CDS encoding TetR/AcrR family transcriptional regulator — protein: MSSLRELSRQAVRTRIAEAAEALFLAKGFHETTVDEIAAAVGMSQRSFFRYFATKEDVVLEKFDRQGEELFARLNSRPLDEPDWDSLRACFDILVARLTDDARQDRVTQELIESCPALLAAQLARVNRLQEQLAERLAARALARDPDALPDTMVLRALAGAAFACLYAATSHTLHDSDDCSRLGERLDHTMGALRSLGSVGAAR